Proteins found in one Brevibacillus brevis genomic segment:
- a CDS encoding magnesium transporter MgtE N-terminal domain-containing protein, translating into MEEIQEEREYGRWEWFFYMIVIPALFASLLGGVLLSLLGVNVLGTVLHWANSIPYVEKLVPDDYAATPGSEEQPDMDKQVATLQQDQAKNQQQITTLKEESAKKDATIAALEKQIDDVNKAMEDKRATEEERQKQFTDLAKVYTTMSPKNAAAIIENLKLQESVAVMTKMKPAQQADILAKMEPKKAADISILLKDSVVNKDDDIAALQQRVDVLTKALSNTREGSESNEELMKTFTQLPPADAAAIIRSLMDTNRGQAIALMKDLPADKRAQTLSAIANDDKKQKEPDNLAARITAELLRK; encoded by the coding sequence ATGGAAGAAATCCAAGAAGAACGGGAATACGGCAGGTGGGAATGGTTCTTTTATATGATTGTCATTCCTGCTCTGTTTGCCAGCCTCCTTGGCGGTGTGCTCCTGAGCTTGCTCGGAGTAAACGTGTTAGGGACTGTTCTCCACTGGGCTAACTCCATACCGTACGTGGAAAAATTAGTCCCGGACGACTATGCAGCAACTCCCGGCTCAGAAGAACAACCTGACATGGACAAACAAGTGGCAACCCTACAGCAAGATCAAGCAAAAAACCAGCAGCAGATTACCACTTTAAAAGAAGAGTCAGCAAAGAAAGATGCCACGATTGCGGCACTGGAAAAACAAATCGATGATGTAAACAAGGCAATGGAAGACAAGCGTGCAACTGAGGAAGAGCGTCAGAAGCAGTTTACAGATTTGGCGAAAGTGTACACAACCATGTCTCCAAAGAATGCTGCGGCCATCATTGAAAATTTAAAACTGCAAGAGTCAGTTGCCGTCATGACGAAAATGAAGCCTGCACAACAGGCAGACATTTTGGCCAAGATGGAACCAAAGAAAGCTGCCGATATTTCCATCTTGTTAAAAGATTCAGTTGTGAACAAAGATGATGACATTGCTGCTCTGCAACAACGAGTTGATGTTCTGACTAAGGCGTTGAGCAATACGCGTGAGGGGTCTGAGTCGAACGAGGAACTAATGAAGACATTTACTCAATTGCCGCCTGCGGATGCTGCTGCTATCATTCGTTCACTCATGGATACTAACAGAGGTCAAGCTATTGCCTTAATGAAAGACTTGCCTGCGGATAAACGGGCACAAACTCTCTCAGCGATCGCCAATGACGACAAGAAACAGAAAGAACCAGATAATCTGGCGGCTCGCATTACAGCAGAGTTGCTTCGAAAATAG
- the fliJ gene encoding flagellar export protein FliJ, producing the protein MRVFQFHLQKVLDLKEKEKEQAEWAFGKSIQRKNEEEWKLSQLTEHHDEMTMKLQEVQMQTCSAAQLISITQYQQSVAKSIQNQQRTLHGCEQDVERCQSRLTERMKESQLWQRLREKSLHQFLDDQKQREQKELDEIGTQLYLRRSY; encoded by the coding sequence GTGCGTGTGTTTCAGTTTCATCTCCAAAAGGTTCTTGATTTAAAGGAAAAAGAAAAAGAACAAGCAGAGTGGGCTTTCGGAAAGTCCATCCAGCGTAAAAACGAAGAAGAGTGGAAGCTCTCTCAACTAACTGAGCATCATGACGAGATGACGATGAAGCTCCAGGAAGTACAGATGCAGACATGCAGTGCTGCGCAGCTCATTTCCATTACGCAATATCAGCAATCTGTTGCGAAATCCATTCAGAATCAGCAACGTACCTTGCATGGTTGTGAACAGGATGTGGAACGCTGTCAGTCACGATTGACGGAACGTATGAAAGAGTCCCAACTATGGCAACGCCTTCGGGAAAAGTCGCTCCACCAATTTCTGGACGACCAGAAGCAAAGAGAGCAAAAAGAGTTGGATGAGATCGGTACGCAGCTCTATCTTCGCCGAAGCTACTGA
- the fliI gene encoding flagellar protein export ATPase FliI, whose protein sequence is MSILDLSKYKHMLHGLDPMRVNGKVTQVVGLTIESQGPEVKLGEICHLYPANTKEPIIAEVVGFRENKVLLMPLGELTEIGPGCDVVATGRSLDVKVGPEILGSILDGLGRPYQGSLPFGLTSYPTNNMPPNPILRPRIQEPLSVGVRAIDGLLTIGKGQRVGIFAGSGVGKSTLMGMIARNTTADINVIGLIGERGREVMEFIERDLGEEGLKRSVVVVATSDQPAMIRIKGAMIATSIAEYFRDRGMNVMLMMDSVTRFAMAQREVGLAIGEPPATRGYTPSVFAMLPKLMERAGTADKGSITAFYTVLVDSDDMNDPIADAARGILDGHIVLDRKIAHKGHFPAIDVMASVSRVMNEIVDSNHLDAARQLKKHLATYREAEDLINIGAYKPGSNREIDAAIRYRDIISGFTAQGTHEPSTLQGAIQALTAHFGGVN, encoded by the coding sequence ATGAGCATCCTAGATCTCTCGAAGTACAAGCACATGCTGCATGGCTTAGATCCGATGCGTGTGAATGGCAAAGTGACACAGGTCGTTGGACTCACCATTGAGTCGCAAGGGCCAGAAGTGAAATTAGGCGAGATATGCCATCTATATCCGGCTAACACAAAGGAACCGATCATCGCAGAAGTGGTTGGCTTTCGCGAAAATAAAGTGCTGTTAATGCCATTAGGCGAATTGACCGAAATTGGTCCAGGTTGTGACGTCGTCGCGACAGGACGGTCGCTAGATGTAAAAGTTGGACCTGAAATATTGGGTTCGATCCTCGATGGCCTTGGGCGGCCCTATCAAGGTTCACTGCCATTTGGACTGACGTCCTATCCTACCAACAATATGCCGCCAAATCCTATCCTTCGACCGCGCATTCAAGAACCATTGAGTGTGGGAGTGAGAGCGATAGACGGACTCCTTACCATCGGGAAAGGTCAGCGGGTCGGCATTTTCGCTGGATCGGGGGTAGGGAAAAGTACATTGATGGGAATGATTGCCCGAAATACGACGGCAGATATCAATGTGATTGGTCTCATTGGAGAACGTGGCCGTGAAGTCATGGAGTTTATCGAGCGCGATCTTGGGGAAGAAGGACTAAAGCGGTCTGTTGTTGTCGTAGCTACTTCCGATCAACCTGCCATGATTCGAATCAAGGGAGCGATGATTGCGACTTCCATAGCGGAATATTTCCGCGATCGTGGAATGAATGTCATGCTCATGATGGATTCTGTCACGCGCTTTGCCATGGCACAACGTGAAGTGGGCTTGGCAATCGGTGAACCTCCGGCTACGCGTGGTTATACGCCATCGGTGTTTGCGATGCTGCCAAAGCTGATGGAGCGTGCAGGAACAGCGGATAAGGGAAGTATTACGGCATTTTATACCGTATTGGTTGACTCTGACGACATGAACGATCCGATTGCGGATGCGGCGCGGGGGATTTTGGACGGTCACATCGTTCTTGACCGGAAAATTGCTCACAAAGGTCATTTTCCTGCCATTGATGTGATGGCGAGTGTAAGTCGTGTCATGAATGAAATCGTCGATAGTAACCATTTGGATGCTGCTCGTCAGCTGAAAAAACATTTGGCTACGTATCGTGAAGCGGAGGACCTCATAAACATCGGGGCGTACAAGCCGGGAAGCAATCGGGAAATCGATGCAGCCATTCGCTATCGTGATATCATTTCTGGTTTTACGGCACAAGGAACGCATGAACCGTCTACTTTGCAGGGTGCTATCCAAGCGTTGACAGCTCATTTCGGAGGAGTGAACTAA